A single genomic interval of Gossypium raimondii isolate GPD5lz chromosome 11, ASM2569854v1, whole genome shotgun sequence harbors:
- the LOC105761393 gene encoding hypothetical protein At1g04090-like produces the protein MVSMGNCLKLHRKRKKALPIETVFNLPSPLPTWPPGEGFAKGIIDLGGLQVCQISTFTKVWVTYQGGPDDLGVTFFEPSLIPDGFHMLASYGQSNNRLLSGSVLVAKDDTDNQDLLIRPVDYNLIWTSESLGIKQDTNGYIWLPVAPGGYRALGHVVTNTEHKPPIDKIRCVRSDFTDEIENQTWIWGLGKESNANELNCFTIMPMNRGPQQMGVCVGSFIAQNPNNPSLSRTLLACLRNKKSNYLSSMPNIQQIETLFQAYSPLIYFHPKETYLPSSVNWFFINGGLLYTKGDESNPVPIEPTGSNLPQGGSNDGNYWLDLPIDKPSKEKVKKGDLKETQVYLHVKPMLGGTYTDIQIWVFYPFNGGAKAKAVFIDIPLGKIGEHVGDWEHLTLRISNFTGELQSVYFSAHSGGSWVTVSELEFKDGNKPCTYSSLHGHAMYSKPGLVLQGKGTIGIRNDTAKSKILMDTGVGFELVAGEYLGNSVVEPPWLNYCREWGPKVSYDLGDEIKKVGKLLPGFEKFMKSLPKEVLGEEGPTGPKMKRSWDGDEV, from the exons ATGGTAAGTATGGGGAATTGTCTAAAACTTCACcgcaaaagaaagaaagctttGCCAATCGAAACAGTCTTCAACCTTCCATCTCCATTACCAACATGGCCACCAG GTGAAGGGTTTGCAAAGGGAATTATTGATCTTGGTGGACTACAAGTGTGTCAAATATCGACTTTTACAAAAGTGTGGGTCACCTACCAAGGCGGACCAGATGATCTCGGTGTTACTTTTTTTGAACCGTCATTGATACCGGATGGATTCCACATGCTAGCTAGCTATGGGCAGTCGAACAACCGGTTGCTTTCAGGGTCGGTTCTTGTTGCAAAAGATGACACCGACAATCAGGATTTGCTAATACGACCAGTTGATTACAACCTAATTTGGACCAGTGAATCCCTAGGTATCAAGCAAGACACCAATGGGTACATTTGGTTACCAGTTGCTCCTGGAGGATATCGTGCATTAGGTCACGTTGTTACCAACACTGAACACAAGCCACCTATAGATAAAATTCGTTGTGTTCGATCTGATTTCACCGACGAAATTGAGAATCAAACATGGATTTGGGGACTTGGGAAGGAAAGCAATGCAAATGAGCTTAACTGTTTCACTATAATGCCGATGAATCGAGGACCTCAACAAATGGGTGTTTGTGTAGGCTCATTTATAGCCCAAAACCCTAATAATCCATCCCTTTCACGTACCCTTTTAGCTTGCTTGAGAAACAAGAAATCTAATTACCTTTCTTCAATGCCTAACATACAACAAATTGAAACATTGTTTCAAGCTTATTCGCCATTGATTTACTTCCATCCTAAGGAGACCTATCTTCCATCATCAGTCAACTGGTTTTTCATCAATGGCGGATTACTATACACAAAAGGGGACGAGTCAAATCCAGTCCCAATCGAACCGACCGGTTCGAACCTTCCCCAAGGTGGTTCAAACGATGGAAACTATTGGCTAGATCTCCCCATCGACAAACCATCAAAAGAGAAAGTGAAAAAAGGAGATTTAAAGGAAACTCAAGTTTATTTACACGTAAAACCCATGTTGGGTGGAACATATACAGATATTCAGATATGGGTTTTTTACCCTTTCAACGGCGGAGCCAAAGCCAAAGCGGTATTCATTGACATTCCGTTAGGAAAGATCGGAGAACACGTTGGCGATTGGGAACACCTAACTTTGAGAATCAGCAACTTCACTGGCGAATTACAAAGTGTGTATTTCTCAGCTCACAGTGGAGGCTCATGGGTGACGGTGTCGGAGCTGGAATTCAAAGACGGAAACAAGCCGTGCACGTATTCATCATTGCACGGGCATGCTATGTATTCGAAACCGGGGCTGGTTTTGCAAGGAAAAGGAACAATTGGGATCCGTAACGATACTGCTAAGAGCAAGATTTTAATGGATACTGGGGTAGGATTTGAGTTAGTTGCCGGGGAGTATTTGGGGAACAGTGTTGTTGAACCACCATGGTTGAATTATTGCAGGGAATGGGGGCCAAAGGTGAGCTATGATTTGGGTGATGAGATTAAGAAAGTGGGGAAATTGTTGCCTGGATTTGAGAAATTTATGAAAAGCTTGCCAAAGGAAGTTTTAGGGGAAGAAGGGCCTACTGGACCTAAGATGAAAAGGAGTTGGGATGGGGATGAGGTTTAA
- the LOC105761396 gene encoding nuclear transcription factor Y subunit C-2 — MDRSEQTEQQQQQQQPVMGVVAGTGPMGYSTGPYQAAPVAASGTPATAVPSPTQPQATFSGSPHQLAYQQAQQFHHQQQQQQHQQLQMFWANQMQEIEHASDFKNHSLPLARIKKIMKADEDVRMISAEAPVIFAKACEIFVLELTLRSWIHTEENKRRTLQKNDIAAAISRTDVFDFLVDIIPRDELKEEGLGVTKATIPFVGSPTDMPYYYVPQHPVGHAGMTMGKPVDQAALYPGQQPRPPVAFVPWPHGQPQPPQPQQSEQQQSDS, encoded by the coding sequence ATGGACCGATCTGAGCAAACTGaacaacagcagcagcagcaacagcCTGTGATGGGAGTTGTAGCCGGTACTGGACCAATGGGTTATTCTACTGGTCCTTATCAAGCTGCTCCTGTGGCTGCTTCCGGCACTCCAGCAACGGCGGTCCCTTCACCAACTCAGCCTCAGGCTACTTTCTCTGGTTCTCCGCACCAACTTGCCTACCAACAAGCTCAACAATTCCACCACCAACAGCAACAGCAACAACACCAACAGCTTCAAATGTTTTGGGCCAACCAAATGCAAGAAATTGAGCATGCATCGGACTTCAAGAACCACAGTCTCCCGCTCGCACGGatcaaaaaaataatgaaagcaGACGAAGATGTGCGAATGATATCGGCGGAAGCTCCTGTTATTTTTGCGAAAGCTTGTGAAATCTTTGTCTTGGAACTGACCTTACGTTCTTGGATCCATACAGAAGAGAACAAAAGGAGGACGCTACAAAAGAACGACATCGCAGCTGCCATTTCACGGACTGATGTCTTTGATTTCTTAGTTGATATTATCCCGAGGGACGAGTTAAAAGAGGAGGGACTCGGGGTCACCAAGGCCACCATTCCTTTTGTTGGTTCACCTACCGATATGCCATACTATTATGTCCCGCAACATCCAGTGGGGCATGCAGGGATGACAATGGGAAAGCCGGTTGATCAAGCTGCATTGTATCCCGGCCAACAGCCTCGACCGCCTGTGGCTTTCGTTCCATGGCCCCATGGTCAGCCACAGCCACCGCAGCCGCAGCAATCTGAACAGCAGCAAAGTGATTCTTGA